A stretch of the Mesorhizobium huakuii genome encodes the following:
- a CDS encoding heme-copper oxidase subunit III family protein, with protein sequence MAETVTHTGQMRPRPAGWHGIAADWASDQRAFKNVSWGKAMMWIFLLSDTFIFGCFLLSYMTARISTRVPWPNPSEVFALRIGGQEIPLILIAIMTFVLISSSGTMAMAVNFGYRRDRRKTAILMLLTAALGATFVGMQAFEWTKLITEGVRPWGNPWGAAQFGSCFFMITGFHGTHVTIGVIFLIIVARKVWRGDYDTGRAGFFTSRKGRYENVEIMGLYWHFVDLVWVFIFAFFYLW encoded by the coding sequence ATGGCTGAGACAGTGACGCACACCGGCCAAATGAGGCCAAGACCAGCTGGCTGGCATGGCATTGCCGCCGACTGGGCCTCCGACCAGCGCGCGTTCAAGAACGTGTCCTGGGGCAAGGCCATGATGTGGATTTTCCTGCTCAGCGACACCTTCATCTTCGGCTGCTTCCTACTCTCCTATATGACCGCGCGCATCTCCACGCGCGTGCCGTGGCCAAACCCGAGCGAGGTCTTCGCGCTGCGCATCGGCGGCCAGGAAATCCCCCTGATCCTGATCGCCATCATGACCTTCGTGCTGATCTCGAGCAGCGGAACCATGGCGATGGCGGTGAATTTCGGCTATCGCCGCGACCGCCGCAAAACCGCGATCCTGATGCTTCTGACGGCTGCGTTGGGCGCGACCTTCGTCGGCATGCAAGCCTTCGAATGGACCAAGCTGATCACCGAAGGGGTACGGCCCTGGGGCAACCCCTGGGGCGCGGCGCAGTTCGGTTCATGCTTCTTCATGATCACCGGCTTCCACGGCACGCATGTGACGATCGGGGTGATCTTCCTGATCATCGTGGCGCGCAAAGTCTGGCGCGGAGATTATGACACCGGGCGGGCCGGCTTCTTCACCAGCCGCAAGGGCCGTTACGAGAACGTCGAGATCATGGGGCTCTACTGGCATTTCGTCGATCTGGTCTGGGTGTTCATCTTCGCTTTCTTCTATCTTTGGTGA
- a CDS encoding cytochrome C oxidase subunit IV family protein: protein MAEATANGLGQHALHAHDAPVAAAHAEVHQEHPIKLYLVVWAWLFILSTCSYLVDYFGLHGYLRWSLILIFMILKAGLIVAVFMHMAWERLALAYAIILPPILVLVFVAMMLFEADYTLLTRMTFFGAGP from the coding sequence ATGGCTGAAGCAACCGCAAACGGCCTCGGGCAACACGCACTTCACGCACATGATGCGCCGGTGGCGGCCGCCCATGCCGAAGTTCACCAGGAACACCCGATCAAGCTCTACCTGGTGGTCTGGGCGTGGCTGTTCATCCTCAGCACCTGCTCCTATCTGGTCGATTATTTCGGCCTGCACGGCTATCTCAGATGGTCGCTGATCCTGATCTTCATGATCCTCAAGGCTGGGCTGATTGTCGCTGTCTTCATGCATATGGCCTGGGAACGGCTGGCGCTCGCCTATGCGATCATCCTGCCGCCGATCCTGGTGCTTGTGTTCGTGGCGATGATGCTCTTCGAGGCCGATTACACGCTTTTGACCCGGATGACGTTTTTCGGCGCTGGCCCCTGA
- a CDS encoding aminoacyl-tRNA deacylase — protein sequence MTIANRLREFIDGKGISYDTVPHHRTSTSRQSAIAAHVPGSIMAKSVVVHHELGYALAVVPSTHRIELGRLQDLMDRRLGLASEDEVVSLFGDCDIGAVPPIGAAYDVPVILDESLGNAADIYFEGGDHRTLVHVSGKDFRNLTRDARQARFSHAAY from the coding sequence ATGACCATCGCAAACAGACTTAGGGAATTTATCGACGGCAAGGGAATTTCCTACGACACCGTCCCGCACCATCGCACATCCACCAGCAGGCAGTCGGCAATAGCCGCACATGTGCCCGGCAGCATCATGGCTAAGTCAGTGGTCGTTCACCACGAACTCGGCTATGCGCTGGCCGTGGTTCCAAGCACGCACAGGATCGAGCTCGGCAGGTTGCAGGACCTCATGGACAGACGCCTCGGCCTCGCCTCCGAAGATGAGGTGGTTTCCCTCTTCGGCGATTGCGACATCGGCGCCGTCCCACCGATCGGCGCGGCCTACGATGTGCCGGTGATCCTCGATGAAAGCCTCGGCAACGCCGCCGACATCTATTTCGAGGGCGGCGACCACCGGACGCTGGTGCATGTAAGCGGCAAGGACTTCCGCAACCTGACCAGGGATGCACGCCAGGCCCGCTTCAGCCACGCTGCCTACTGA
- a CDS encoding cytochrome c oxidase subunit 3, whose translation MSVILVFLLVIAGFAGWWLSHQRLTAKPWLEQGLASDIVGFDRSALPTAKIGLGVFLAVVGCLFALFTSAYFMRMAVSDWQPLPLPRLLWLNTGVLVLSSVALQCAVFAARKGQIDNVRLGLATAGLTAIAFLVGQLVAWQQLTEDGYLLSANPANSFFYLITGMHGLHILGGLIGLGRTTAGAWNGVRPQRLRLSVELCAMYWHFLLFVWLAIFALLAGWAATFIDICRQLLT comes from the coding sequence ATGAGTGTCATCCTGGTCTTCTTGCTCGTGATCGCCGGCTTTGCCGGCTGGTGGCTTTCGCACCAGCGGCTGACAGCGAAGCCATGGCTCGAACAAGGTCTGGCCAGCGACATTGTCGGCTTCGACCGGTCGGCGCTGCCCACCGCCAAGATCGGCCTCGGCGTTTTCCTCGCCGTCGTCGGCTGCCTGTTCGCGCTCTTCACCAGCGCTTATTTCATGCGGATGGCGGTGTCGGACTGGCAGCCGCTGCCGTTGCCGCGCCTGCTCTGGCTGAACACCGGCGTGCTGGTGCTGAGCAGCGTCGCGTTGCAATGCGCCGTATTTGCCGCGCGCAAAGGCCAGATCGACAACGTCCGGCTCGGCCTTGCCACGGCCGGTTTGACCGCGATCGCCTTCCTGGTCGGACAACTTGTGGCGTGGCAGCAACTGACCGAAGACGGCTACCTGCTCAGCGCCAATCCCGCCAACAGCTTTTTCTACCTGATCACCGGCATGCATGGCCTGCACATACTGGGCGGTCTGATCGGTCTTGGCAGGACGACCGCCGGCGCCTGGAACGGAGTGCGGCCGCAGCGGCTGCGCCTAAGCGTCGAACTCTGCGCCATGTACTGGCATTTCCTGCTCTTCGTCTGGCTGGCCATCTTCGCCCTTTTGGCCGGCTGGGCTGCGACGTTCATCGATATTTGCCGGCAACTGCTGACCTAG